Proteins encoded within one genomic window of Leptotrichia sp. OH3620_COT-345:
- a CDS encoding terminase TerL endonuclease subunit: MHNQKVMQWALNNTAVKIGQNGDYMYTKKLEKDKIDPTVALTMALEMAVSDEV; this comes from the coding sequence ATCCATAACCAAAAAGTCATGCAGTGGGCTTTAAATAATACTGCTGTTAAAATCGGACAAAATGGGGACTATATGTATACTAAAAAACTTGAAAAAGATAAAATTGACCCTACTGTTGCTTTGACAATGGCTTTAGAAATGGCGGTGTCAGATGAAGTATAA